GACACGAAAAATGGCAGGAGAAGAACTTAATGAAGAACCCAAAATTCAAATTCTTAATGACTTTCTTGAACAGAAAATTAAACTTTATAGCGACTATGTAAAATCATTGGGACAAATTACTCAACCAGACACAGCAAGACTTGACGAACTATTTAATCAGACAATATATGAAGCGTGGGACAAGAACGGCAGCCACTAACAGCACATTTGCGATAGGCGGGGTTTCGTGCTTCGCAGACACATTTGTGGTAGCCGAAAGTTCAGTTCTCCGCATAAACATTAGTGGTAAAAATCCCGCCCATCGCAAATGTGCAAAACGTTAGCGGTAATTTTAAAATGACATATCAATAATTAAGAAAACTAAATAATGAGAGCACCTGAACTTTCGACCAATCCTGAAAAAATTGACAAGATCATCAGTAGGATAAATGCTGGTGATATAAAAATTCCTGCATTTCAAAGGGCATATGTATGGAAGCAAAGCCAAATTTTAGACTTGTTAGACAGCATTGTAAAAAATTATCCTATTGGCAGTATATTGTTGTGGAGCACATCTGACAAGCTAAAACATACAAGAAATATAGCTGGGTATAGTATTCCTGAAAATCCAGAAGAATATCCTGTAAACTATGTGCTTGACGGACAACAAAGAGTATCGTCAATCTACGCGTCATTTAGTGATAAGACTATGCAAGATCCTCAATCCGCTAGTTACAATCCTAATCTTGATTTATTTGAAATTTATTATAGTTTTTCAAAAAATGCGTTCTTACCCAAAAGCGAAGTTAACGCCTCCTTAAATGATGCTATTTATCTGAGACATTTTTTAAATCCAACAAATTTTTTTGACTCAGTGTTAAAACTTGATGCATTATATCAAAATGATGCGAAGGAGCTTTATTCTAAATTTATCAACTATGAAATTCCTGTAGTAACAATTAAGAATAGAGAAAAATCCGAAGTCGGAATAATCTTCGAAAGAATTAATAATACGGGAACTAAACTAACGACCTTGGACTTGATGACCGCTTGGACATGGACGGATGATTTCCATCTACTTGAATCGATGAATGAATTACAAGAAGAACTTGAAGAAAAGAATTTCGGAGATTTAACTCAAAACATAATACTCCAAGCAATTTCAGGTTTTATTCAAAACGACACAACAACAAAAGCCATTACAGAACTTTCAGGGGAACAAGTTAGAGATAATTGGGAAAAATTTTGTGAAGGTTTAAGAAAAACAATTGATTTTTTAGCAACAGACATCAATTGTTCACATCTTGATTTTTTGCCTGCACAACAATTGATTGTCGGCTTAGTTAAATTTTTTGGAATAGACGGAATCCCTGATTCAAATCAATTGAAAGAATTAAAAAAATGGTTTTGGAAAATCTCTTTTTCTAACAGATACTCAACTGGCCAGACAACAGAGAAGATGAATTTTGATATTCAAAGAATGATTGAAATTAGAACAAATAATTTCTCTGAAGTTAGTAAAGTTAAATATACCGTGACGAAAGGGGAGTTGATTGCTTCTAAGTTTTCTAAAGCTAACCAACTTACGAGAGCATTTTTATTGTTAATGGCTCAACAGAGTCCTTTGGACTTAGTAAAGAATTTAAAAGTTGACATTGCATTATCACTCTCAAAATATAATAGAAAACAATACCATCATATTTTCCCAATGTCTTAGCCCCCTATAAGACTGGACAAATTAATTAAATTAATTTAGTCACAGTAAAATTAGGGAAAATGACCAAAGAAAAAAGAAAGTTTACCCCGGAAGAGAAGTATAGTATCCTCCAGGAAGCAGAACGAGAAGGT
The window above is part of the Bacteroidota bacterium genome. Proteins encoded here:
- a CDS encoding DUF262 domain-containing protein, translated to MRAPELSTNPEKIDKIISRINAGDIKIPAFQRAYVWKQSQILDLLDSIVKNYPIGSILLWSTSDKLKHTRNIAGYSIPENPEEYPVNYVLDGQQRVSSIYASFSDKTMQDPQSASYNPNLDLFEIYYSFSKNAFLPKSEVNASLNDAIYLRHFLNPTNFFDSVLKLDALYQNDAKELYSKFINYEIPVVTIKNREKSEVGIIFERINNTGTKLTTLDLMTAWTWTDDFHLLESMNELQEELEEKNFGDLTQNIILQAISGFIQNDTTTKAITELSGEQVRDNWEKFCEGLRKTIDFLATDINCSHLDFLPAQQLIVGLVKFFGIDGIPDSNQLKELKKWFWKISFSNRYSTGQTTEKMNFDIQRMIEIRTNNFSEVSKVKYTVTKGELIASKFSKANQLTRAFLLLMAQQSPLDLVKNLKVDIALSLSKYNRKQYHHIFPMS